Proteins from a single region of Gasterosteus aculeatus chromosome 20, fGasAcu3.hap1.1, whole genome shotgun sequence:
- the zfat gene encoding zinc finger protein ZFAT isoform X3, which produces MVALQYHGVLSTSAGWKDSCGRFDRNFNRMEDQKAAGAVFMCRLCHLFSPSRAQLLSHCSALHSEQQPPDDIIVALRPLAGDPAEAPADRPVKRKRGRPKGSKKKSRTDLTESKADSTQSDVQRDEEKEKGDEQSSSATGKSHDRILGLECRDCHRSFSNRRQIRKHICLREEDEEDEEENRSPCGGAGIDGSGSLDPEGADPLQSPVKPGLVRKKGVGGFRPPRTGRSRTSKEGRSTAVNKMSVFSVVLTEDETLPGVSKMVQVDESSVETESSTIKPQQSAVLQSQSQDPAREASICEGNPETDQEPSVIPLSSTTTTTTTTTTTAAAAAAAASRGFQEYSIKQDATNSIQSQLKIFSCEFCNKIFKFRHSLMAHLRTHTQEKPFQCPHCDYASAIKANLSVHLRKHTGEKFSCQHCPFNCLSPGHLKVHIERVHLKVKQHCSFCEKKYSDVKNLLKHIEKRHNMKDPSIHQSYQQLRLKTRQGLRQLLYHCPTCNRRFKNLLERERHLLVHGPRPPFACLICDHASTKMATLAAHVRKHLFLYTCCVCDGKFVSSQRLSSHLKESHQALDQKQAFADCINNSYYLVQPGGGMWGEDEREDTEKGTKEGWPRTEQEGEDERVTEEGRQNGVRADGCRDGKAKRLKVAASEGLGQEEEVEGSESAGERAEKAPGREGEIENGSEQQGSQDGVHQAVSTGSTTPSDQKDGGTAEEKSQDSRADAGTPPTRDDTHTPLLENGNQENTNPSDENTQTPSGENGQTPLSESVTDVFHQSAFQKVISSLQKTQLNMESFQRLRKVYGELECQYCGKLFWYKVHYNAHVRTHTKEHSHYCSKCSYSSITKSSLKRHLIQKHSGLLLPCSHPACQYTTPDKYKLQDHLKTHQEQGKTATCPVCQKSFSQRRLKQHIKASHPETLPLQGKGVMVQRAEKCPYCDSYFLKNSSDFQRHIWFHQGVKPFVCHLCDYAGRSRSNLKTHMNRHNTERHHLCDLCGKKFKSKNTLKSHRLSHSDEGKRFQCSECDFTSVFKPSLLRHMEQHAEYKPFRCAHCRYSCNIARPLKRHYNMKHPTEKYQNVGPGLPNADALKQQGGMKCPECEFVYGTKWELNRHLKRKHSLKVVEGSWEVGETVEAQFVAVEDEEQLTEVTVASLQDNVDIQQTTECNSETLDAVTSMVAMAPGTVTVVQQVAGEQEDDECTNQLMVVNADGDLTGDQVMVVEDAESLEALSVLTQGDNTHHYIVYVQEHTVEIN; this is translated from the exons ATGGTGGCGCTGCAGTACCACGGAGTCCTGTCCACTTCCGCTGGTTGGAAGGACTCCTGTGGCAGATTCGACAGAAATTTCAAT AGAATGGAGGATCAAAAAGCGG CCGGTGCCGTGTTTATGTGTCGGCTGTGCCACCTCTTCTCTCCCAGTCGCGCCCAGCTGCTCTCCCATTGCTCCGCACTGCACAGCGAGCAGCAGCctcctgatgacatcatcgtcGCCCTGCGGCCTCTCGCAGGAGACCCCGCGGAGGCGCCTGCAG ACAGACCAGTGAAGCGAAAACGAGGACGACCAAAAGGCTCGAAAAAGAAATCGCGCACCGATTTGACAGAGAGCAAGGCTGACTCTACCCAGTCTGATGTTCAGAGAGAcgaagaaaaggagaagggaGATGAACAAAGTAGCTCAGCAACAG GCAAAAGCCATGACAGGATACTGGGGCTTGAATGTCGAGACTGCCATCGCTCCTTCAGCAATAGACGACAGATACGCAAACACATATGCTTgagagaagaggatgaggaagacgaagaggagAATA GAAGCCCCTGTGGTGGAGCAGGAATCGATGGTTCTGGGAGTCTGGACCCTGAGGGAGCAGATCCACTGCAGAGCCCCGTAAAACCAGGACTCGTGAGAAAAAAAG GTGTGGGCGGCTTCAGACCCCCGAGAACCGGTCGAAGCCGCACCTCCAAAGAAGGACGCTCAACGGCGGTAAACAAAATGTCGGTCTTCAGTGTTGTTCTCACAGAAGATGAAACCCTTCCAG GTGTTTCTAAAATGGTTCAAGTAGATGAAAGTTCAGTGGAGACGGAGTCTTCGACCATTAAACCTCAG CAGTCTGCAGTTTTGCAGAGTCAGTCACAAGACCCTGCAAGGGAGGCCAGTATCTGCGAGGGAAACCCTGAAACCGATCAGGAGCCAAG TGTGATCCCTTTgtcctcaacaacaacaacaacaacaacaacaacaacaacagcagcagcagcagcagcagcagccagcagaGGATTCCAGGAATATTCTATCAAGCAAGATGCTACAAA TTCAATTCAGAGCCAGTTGAAGATCTTTTCCTGTGAGTTCTGTAACAAGATCTTTAAATTCCGACACTCACTGATGGCCCACCTCAGGACACACACCCAGGAGAAACCTTTTCAGTGTCCACACTGTGACTACGCATCGGCCATTAAAG CCAACCTGAGTGTTCACCTGAGGAAGCACACGGGAGAGAAGTTCAGCTGTCAGCACTGTCCTTTCAACTGCCTCAGCCCGGGACACCTCAAG GTGCACATAGAGCGAGTCCATCTGAAGGTGAAGCAGCACTGCAGCTTCTGTGAGAAGAAATACTCCGACGTAAAGAACTTGCTGAAACACATTGAGAAGCGACATAACATGAAAGATCCTTCTATCCACCAGAGCTACCAACAACTAAG GCTGAAGACTCGTCAGGGCCTCAGGCAGCTCCTCTACCACTGTCCCACCTGTAACCGGCGCTTTAAGAACCTGCTGGAGAGGGAGCGTCACCTGCTGGTCCACGGCCCCCGGCCTCCCTTTGCCTGCCTCATCTGCGATCATGCTTCAACAAAGATGGCCACCCTCGCCGCTCACGTCAGGAAGCACCTCTTCCTCTACACGTGCTGCGTGTGTGACGGGAAGTTTGTCAGCTCCCAGAGACTGAGTAGTCATTTGAAAGAGTCCCACCAGGCGCTCGACCAGAAGCAGGCCTTTGCAGACTGCATCAACAACAGCTACTACCTGGTGCAGCCTGGAGGAGGGATGTGGGGGGAAGACGAGAGGGAAGACACAGAGAAAGGGACAAAGGAAGGATGGCCAAGGACcgagcaggagggtgaagatGAGAGGGTGACGGAGGAGGGCAGACAAAATGGCGTCAGGGCGGACGGGTGCCGGGATGGGAAAGCAAAGCGGCTGAAAGTGGCAGCAAGCGAAGGCCTGGGGCAAGAGGAGGAAGTAGAAGGATCTGAATCTGCGGGTGAAAGAGCAGAAAAGGCCccggggagagaaggagaaatagAAAATGGAAGTGAACAGCAGGGTTCCCAAGATGGTGTCCATCAAGCTGTTTCTACAGGAAGCACAACGCCCTCTGACCAAAAAGATGGAGGAACAGCTGAGGAAAAGTCACAGGACAGCAGGGCAGACGCGGGCACCCCTCCAACTAGAGacgatacacacacacctctgttaGAGAATGGCaatcaagaaaacacaaacccaTCTGATGAGAACACACAAACCCCTTCAGGGGAAAATGGTCAAACTCCACTTTCAGAAAGC GTGACGGATGTTTTCCATCAGAGTGCATTCCAGAAGGTGATCTCATCACTTCAGAAGACTCAGCTCAATATGGAGTCTTTCCAACGACTCAGGAAGGTTTACGGAGAGCTGGAGTGTCAATACTGTG gtAAACTGTTCTGGTACAAAGTCCACTATAACGCCCATGTACGCACGCACACCAAGGAGCACTCGCATTACTGTTCAAAGTGTAGCTACTCGTCCATCACCAAGAGCTCTTTGAAGCGACACCTGATCCAGAAGCACAGCGGTTTGCTGCTGCCCTGCTCACATCCCGCCTGTCAATACACCACACCTGACAAGTACAAACTTCAGGACCACTTGAAGACACATCAGGAGCAG GGAAAGACTGCAACTTGTCCTGTCTGCCAGAAGAGCTTTTCCCAGCGAAGACTTAAACAACACATCAAAGCATCCCACCCTG AAACACTACCATTGCAGGGAAAGGGAGTGATGGTTCAGCGTGCAGAGAAGTGCCCCTACTGCGACTCCTACTTCTTAAAGAACAGCAGTGACTTTCAGCGGCACATCTGGTTCCATCAAG GTGTGAAGCCCTTCGTCTGCCACTTGTGCGACTACGCAGGCCGCAGTCGGAGTAACCTGAAGACTCACATGAACCGACACAACACAGAGAGGCATCACCTGTGTGATCTGTGCGGTAAAAAGTTCAAATCTAAAAACACGCTCAAAAGCCACAGGCTAAGCCACTCTGATGAAG GGAAGCGGTTTCAATGTTCAGAGTGTGACTTCACCTCGGTCTTCAAACCTTCGTTGCTCAGACACATGGAGCAACACGCGGAGTACAAG CCATTCCGCTGTGCTCACTGCCGCTACTCTTGTAACATCGCTCGACCCTTGAAACGACACTACAACATGAAACACCCAACCGAGAAATATCAGAATGTCGGACCTGGACTGCCGAACGCCGATGCTCTGAAACAGCAAG GTGGTATGAAGTGTCCTGAATGTGAGTTTGTTTATGGAACCAAATGGGAGCTGAACCGCCATCTGAAGCGCAAGCACAGTCTAAAAGTGGTGGAAGGTTCCTGGGAG GTTGGGGAGACGGTGGAGGCCCAGTTTGTTGCTGTGGAAGACGAAGAGCAGCTGACAGAAGTAACTGTAGCATCCCTGCAGGACAACG TCGATATCCAGCAGACCACTGAATGCAATTCAGAGACGCTCGACGCCGTCACTTCAATGGTGGCCATGGCTCCGGGCACTGTTACCGTCGTGCAACAG GTGGCTGGCGAGCAGGAGGACGACGAGTGCACAAACCAGCTGATGGTGGTGAATGCAGACGGGGATCTAACTGGTGACCAAGTGATGGTTGTGGAGGACGCAGAGAGCCTGGAGGCTCTGTCAGTTCTCACTCAGGGAGACAACACTCACCACTACATTGTCTACGTCCAGGAACACACTGTAGAAATCAACTAG
- the zfat gene encoding zinc finger protein ZFAT isoform X1 — translation MVALQYHGVLSTSAGWKDSCGRFDRNFNRMEDQKAAGAVFMCRLCHLFSPSRAQLLSHCSALHSEQQPPDDIIVALRPLAGDPAEAPADRPVKRKRGRPKGSKKKSRTDLTESKADSTQSDVQRDEEKEKGDEQSSSATGKSHDRILGLECRDCHRSFSNRRQIRKHICLREEDEEDEEENRSPCGGAGIDGSGSLDPEGADPLQSPVKPGLVRKKGVGGFRPPRTGRSRTSKEGRSTAVNKMSVFSVVLTEDETLPGVSKMVQVDESSVETESSTIKPQQSAVLQSQSQDPAREASICEGNPETDQEPSSVIPLSSTTTTTTTTTTTAAAAAAAASRGFQEYSIKQDATNSIQSQLKIFSCEFCNKIFKFRHSLMAHLRTHTQEKPFQCPHCDYASAIKANLSVHLRKHTGEKFSCQHCPFNCLSPGHLKVHIERVHLKVKQHCSFCEKKYSDVKNLLKHIEKRHNMKDPSIHQSYQQLRLKTRQGLRQLLYHCPTCNRRFKNLLERERHLLVHGPRPPFACLICDHASTKMATLAAHVRKHLFLYTCCVCDGKFVSSQRLSSHLKESHQALDQKQAFADCINNSYYLVQPGGGMWGEDEREDTEKGTKEGWPRTEQEGEDERVTEEGRQNGVRADGCRDGKAKRLKVAASEGLGQEEEVEGSESAGERAEKAPGREGEIENGSEQQGSQDGVHQAVSTGSTTPSDQKDGGTAEEKSQDSRADAGTPPTRDDTHTPLLENGNQENTNPSDENTQTPSGENGQTPLSESVTDVFHQSAFQKVISSLQKTQLNMESFQRLRKVYGELECQYCGKLFWYKVHYNAHVRTHTKEHSHYCSKCSYSSITKSSLKRHLIQKHSGLLLPCSHPACQYTTPDKYKLQDHLKTHQEQGKTATCPVCQKSFSQRRLKQHIKASHPETLPLQGKGVMVQRAEKCPYCDSYFLKNSSDFQRHIWFHQGVKPFVCHLCDYAGRSRSNLKTHMNRHNTERHHLCDLCGKKFKSKNTLKSHRLSHSDEGKRFQCSECDFTSVFKPSLLRHMEQHAEYKPFRCAHCRYSCNIARPLKRHYNMKHPTEKYQNVGPGLPNADALKQQGGMKCPECEFVYGTKWELNRHLKRKHSLKVVEGSWEVGETVEAQFVAVEDEEQLTEVTVASLQDNVDIQQTTECNSETLDAVTSMVAMAPGTVTVVQQVAGEQEDDECTNQLMVVNADGDLTGDQVMVVEDAESLEALSVLTQGDNTHHYIVYVQEHTVEIN, via the exons ATGGTGGCGCTGCAGTACCACGGAGTCCTGTCCACTTCCGCTGGTTGGAAGGACTCCTGTGGCAGATTCGACAGAAATTTCAAT AGAATGGAGGATCAAAAAGCGG CCGGTGCCGTGTTTATGTGTCGGCTGTGCCACCTCTTCTCTCCCAGTCGCGCCCAGCTGCTCTCCCATTGCTCCGCACTGCACAGCGAGCAGCAGCctcctgatgacatcatcgtcGCCCTGCGGCCTCTCGCAGGAGACCCCGCGGAGGCGCCTGCAG ACAGACCAGTGAAGCGAAAACGAGGACGACCAAAAGGCTCGAAAAAGAAATCGCGCACCGATTTGACAGAGAGCAAGGCTGACTCTACCCAGTCTGATGTTCAGAGAGAcgaagaaaaggagaagggaGATGAACAAAGTAGCTCAGCAACAG GCAAAAGCCATGACAGGATACTGGGGCTTGAATGTCGAGACTGCCATCGCTCCTTCAGCAATAGACGACAGATACGCAAACACATATGCTTgagagaagaggatgaggaagacgaagaggagAATA GAAGCCCCTGTGGTGGAGCAGGAATCGATGGTTCTGGGAGTCTGGACCCTGAGGGAGCAGATCCACTGCAGAGCCCCGTAAAACCAGGACTCGTGAGAAAAAAAG GTGTGGGCGGCTTCAGACCCCCGAGAACCGGTCGAAGCCGCACCTCCAAAGAAGGACGCTCAACGGCGGTAAACAAAATGTCGGTCTTCAGTGTTGTTCTCACAGAAGATGAAACCCTTCCAG GTGTTTCTAAAATGGTTCAAGTAGATGAAAGTTCAGTGGAGACGGAGTCTTCGACCATTAAACCTCAG CAGTCTGCAGTTTTGCAGAGTCAGTCACAAGACCCTGCAAGGGAGGCCAGTATCTGCGAGGGAAACCCTGAAACCGATCAGGAGCCAAG CAGTGTGATCCCTTTgtcctcaacaacaacaacaacaacaacaacaacaacaacagcagcagcagcagcagcagcagccagcagaGGATTCCAGGAATATTCTATCAAGCAAGATGCTACAAA TTCAATTCAGAGCCAGTTGAAGATCTTTTCCTGTGAGTTCTGTAACAAGATCTTTAAATTCCGACACTCACTGATGGCCCACCTCAGGACACACACCCAGGAGAAACCTTTTCAGTGTCCACACTGTGACTACGCATCGGCCATTAAAG CCAACCTGAGTGTTCACCTGAGGAAGCACACGGGAGAGAAGTTCAGCTGTCAGCACTGTCCTTTCAACTGCCTCAGCCCGGGACACCTCAAG GTGCACATAGAGCGAGTCCATCTGAAGGTGAAGCAGCACTGCAGCTTCTGTGAGAAGAAATACTCCGACGTAAAGAACTTGCTGAAACACATTGAGAAGCGACATAACATGAAAGATCCTTCTATCCACCAGAGCTACCAACAACTAAG GCTGAAGACTCGTCAGGGCCTCAGGCAGCTCCTCTACCACTGTCCCACCTGTAACCGGCGCTTTAAGAACCTGCTGGAGAGGGAGCGTCACCTGCTGGTCCACGGCCCCCGGCCTCCCTTTGCCTGCCTCATCTGCGATCATGCTTCAACAAAGATGGCCACCCTCGCCGCTCACGTCAGGAAGCACCTCTTCCTCTACACGTGCTGCGTGTGTGACGGGAAGTTTGTCAGCTCCCAGAGACTGAGTAGTCATTTGAAAGAGTCCCACCAGGCGCTCGACCAGAAGCAGGCCTTTGCAGACTGCATCAACAACAGCTACTACCTGGTGCAGCCTGGAGGAGGGATGTGGGGGGAAGACGAGAGGGAAGACACAGAGAAAGGGACAAAGGAAGGATGGCCAAGGACcgagcaggagggtgaagatGAGAGGGTGACGGAGGAGGGCAGACAAAATGGCGTCAGGGCGGACGGGTGCCGGGATGGGAAAGCAAAGCGGCTGAAAGTGGCAGCAAGCGAAGGCCTGGGGCAAGAGGAGGAAGTAGAAGGATCTGAATCTGCGGGTGAAAGAGCAGAAAAGGCCccggggagagaaggagaaatagAAAATGGAAGTGAACAGCAGGGTTCCCAAGATGGTGTCCATCAAGCTGTTTCTACAGGAAGCACAACGCCCTCTGACCAAAAAGATGGAGGAACAGCTGAGGAAAAGTCACAGGACAGCAGGGCAGACGCGGGCACCCCTCCAACTAGAGacgatacacacacacctctgttaGAGAATGGCaatcaagaaaacacaaacccaTCTGATGAGAACACACAAACCCCTTCAGGGGAAAATGGTCAAACTCCACTTTCAGAAAGC GTGACGGATGTTTTCCATCAGAGTGCATTCCAGAAGGTGATCTCATCACTTCAGAAGACTCAGCTCAATATGGAGTCTTTCCAACGACTCAGGAAGGTTTACGGAGAGCTGGAGTGTCAATACTGTG gtAAACTGTTCTGGTACAAAGTCCACTATAACGCCCATGTACGCACGCACACCAAGGAGCACTCGCATTACTGTTCAAAGTGTAGCTACTCGTCCATCACCAAGAGCTCTTTGAAGCGACACCTGATCCAGAAGCACAGCGGTTTGCTGCTGCCCTGCTCACATCCCGCCTGTCAATACACCACACCTGACAAGTACAAACTTCAGGACCACTTGAAGACACATCAGGAGCAG GGAAAGACTGCAACTTGTCCTGTCTGCCAGAAGAGCTTTTCCCAGCGAAGACTTAAACAACACATCAAAGCATCCCACCCTG AAACACTACCATTGCAGGGAAAGGGAGTGATGGTTCAGCGTGCAGAGAAGTGCCCCTACTGCGACTCCTACTTCTTAAAGAACAGCAGTGACTTTCAGCGGCACATCTGGTTCCATCAAG GTGTGAAGCCCTTCGTCTGCCACTTGTGCGACTACGCAGGCCGCAGTCGGAGTAACCTGAAGACTCACATGAACCGACACAACACAGAGAGGCATCACCTGTGTGATCTGTGCGGTAAAAAGTTCAAATCTAAAAACACGCTCAAAAGCCACAGGCTAAGCCACTCTGATGAAG GGAAGCGGTTTCAATGTTCAGAGTGTGACTTCACCTCGGTCTTCAAACCTTCGTTGCTCAGACACATGGAGCAACACGCGGAGTACAAG CCATTCCGCTGTGCTCACTGCCGCTACTCTTGTAACATCGCTCGACCCTTGAAACGACACTACAACATGAAACACCCAACCGAGAAATATCAGAATGTCGGACCTGGACTGCCGAACGCCGATGCTCTGAAACAGCAAG GTGGTATGAAGTGTCCTGAATGTGAGTTTGTTTATGGAACCAAATGGGAGCTGAACCGCCATCTGAAGCGCAAGCACAGTCTAAAAGTGGTGGAAGGTTCCTGGGAG GTTGGGGAGACGGTGGAGGCCCAGTTTGTTGCTGTGGAAGACGAAGAGCAGCTGACAGAAGTAACTGTAGCATCCCTGCAGGACAACG TCGATATCCAGCAGACCACTGAATGCAATTCAGAGACGCTCGACGCCGTCACTTCAATGGTGGCCATGGCTCCGGGCACTGTTACCGTCGTGCAACAG GTGGCTGGCGAGCAGGAGGACGACGAGTGCACAAACCAGCTGATGGTGGTGAATGCAGACGGGGATCTAACTGGTGACCAAGTGATGGTTGTGGAGGACGCAGAGAGCCTGGAGGCTCTGTCAGTTCTCACTCAGGGAGACAACACTCACCACTACATTGTCTACGTCCAGGAACACACTGTAGAAATCAACTAG